The DNA window GCGAGGTTGAAAAAAGGGGGAATGGTTTTTGAGGTTCTCGTAGACCCTTATTTAGCGAGGGATCTTAAGGAAGGAAAAGATGTGAACTTCGAAGAGCTTGTGGCGGTCGAAGAAATCTTTCACGATGCGAGAAAAGGTGAGAGAGCTTCGACAGAAGATTTGCAGAAGGTTTTCGGCACGACGAACGTCAGAGAGATAATAAAGAAAATCGTGATGGAAGGAGAGGTTCAGCTAACAGCAGAGCAGAGGAAGGAGATGCTCGAACAAAAGAAAAAGCAGATAATAGAGTACATAAGGAGAAACAGCGTTGATCCGAGAACCGGCGCTCCACACACATACGCGAGAATAGAATCGGCTTTAGAGGAGGCTAAGGTGAACATAGACATATTTAAACCGGTTGAAGCTCAGGTGAAGGACGTCGTAAAAGCTTTAAAGCCGATTCTTCCTCTGAGGTTCGAGGAGATAGAGATAGCCATAAAAATTCCGCCCGAACATACTGGTAGGGCTATAAGCGCTCTCTATTCCTTCGGAAAAATTTTGAAAGAGGAGTGGCAGAGCGACGGTAGCTGGATCTGCGTTATGAGAATTCCAGCCGGGATGCACGGAGAATTGCTCGATCTTCTCGGAAAAGTGGCGAAGGGAGAGGCTTTAACAAAAATCTTAAGGAGGGTTCAGGGATGAGGACGATAGTTCTCCCCGGAGATTTGCTCGCCACAAATCCGAAAGTGGCTGGACACG is part of the Ferroglobus placidus DSM 10642 genome and encodes:
- a CDS encoding ribosome assembly factor SBDS, which codes for MVSLEKAVVARLKKGGMVFEVLVDPYLARDLKEGKDVNFEELVAVEEIFHDARKGERASTEDLQKVFGTTNVREIIKKIVMEGEVQLTAEQRKEMLEQKKKQIIEYIRRNSVDPRTGAPHTYARIESALEEAKVNIDIFKPVEAQVKDVVKALKPILPLRFEEIEIAIKIPPEHTGRAISALYSFGKILKEEWQSDGSWICVMRIPAGMHGELLDLLGKVAKGEALTKILRRVQG